One Thermodesulfobacteriota bacterium genomic region harbors:
- a CDS encoding CBS domain-containing protein, giving the protein MHVKEFMTPNPVTVTPDKMADETLELMRSLNFRQCPVVEDGKLVGIVTDRDIRASKGSGVKVGDIMARDPVTILDYASLEGAAEIIRNGKFNALPVVSSKGELVGILTVIDLLDALLRMLGFYEKPQRLEVQMPDGIGLFDVLHVIQNSSEKVLSFSAAPESRKLYYFWVVNCNFGEVEKALRQLDTRISTIHS; this is encoded by the coding sequence ATGCACGTCAAGGAATTCATGACACCAAACCCTGTAACGGTTACTCCCGACAAGATGGCCGACGAGACGCTCGAGCTTATGAGGAGCCTCAATTTCAGGCAGTGCCCGGTCGTTGAGGACGGTAAGCTGGTAGGCATTGTGACGGACAGGGACATAAGGGCTTCCAAGGGGAGCGGCGTCAAAGTCGGTGATATCATGGCCAGGGATCCTGTTACGATACTCGATTACGCTTCCCTCGAGGGGGCGGCCGAGATCATAAGGAACGGTAAGTTCAACGCGCTGCCGGTGGTTTCGAGTAAAGGGGAGCTGGTCGGCATACTGACCGTTATAGACCTCCTCGACGCGCTCTTACGTATGTTAGGGTTCTACGAAAAGCCGCAGAGGCTCGAAGTCCAGATGCCCGACGGTATAGGCCTATTCGACGTTCTCCACGTCATACAGAACAGCTCGGAGAAGGTTCTTTCGTTCAGCGCTGCGCCCGAGTCGAGGAAGCTCTATTACTTCTGGGTGGTCAACTGCAACTTCGGGGAGGTGGAGAAGGCGCTCCGACAGCTCGACACGAGGATAAGCACGATACATTCGTAG
- the sufU gene encoding Fe-S cluster assembly sulfur transfer protein SufU yields the protein MEPDQYEFILDHYKNPRNYGTIEDADASYEEGIPSCGDKVRIDVKLGDGVIEDAKFSGTGCAISQASVSILTESVKGKSVGEILSMKDEDMLSALGNPISPVRFKCALLGIKVLKKALLAMKAD from the coding sequence ATGGAACCCGACCAGTACGAATTCATTCTCGACCACTACAAGAACCCGAGGAACTACGGGACAATAGAGGACGCAGACGCCTCCTATGAAGAGGGGATACCGTCCTGCGGGGATAAGGTCAGGATAGACGTGAAGCTCGGCGACGGCGTAATAGAGGACGCTAAGTTCTCGGGCACTGGTTGCGCGATAAGCCAGGCGTCGGTTTCCATACTGACCGAGAGCGTGAAGGGTAAGTCTGTCGGGGAGATACTGTCCATGAAAGACGAGGATATGCTGTCTGCGCTCGGGAACCCGATCTCTCCCGTGAGGTTCAAATGCGCGCTGCTCGGCATAAAGGTCCTGAAAAAGGCGCTCCTCGCGATGAAAGCGGATTAA
- a CDS encoding heme lyase CcmF/NrfE family subunit codes for MVETGKVSVILAFAISIYVVIASVYGARTGKSDFVRSARNGILAICFLLVIATAALLHALINLDFSLKYVALNTSTDLPVIYRITSLWAGQAGSLLLWALILSIYSALVVLDTRRRSRLLMPYVVAVLAAISVFFTYIIGFVENPFETLPVTPAEGRGLNPILQNAYMAIHPVTLYLGYVGVSVPFAFGMGALLSGQLGDEWIKYSRKWTLFAWTFLSLGLLLGARWAYLELGWGGYWAWDPVENAAFMPWLAATAFVHSVMIQEKKGMLKKWNMALIILTFFLAIFGTFITRSGVISSVHSFAQSDIGPLFLGFIAFILLFSFAMFLYRIRDLESENRFDSILSRESAFIFNNLLFLGAAFAVFLGTIFPIMSEALTGNKILVGSPYFNRVNVPIALVLIFLMGVGPLISWRKASRENLMKNFLVPVIIGAVTACALFALGVRDVYALFSYALCAFVAATVFTEFFRGVSVRSGRGENPALAFVRLVSRNKRRYGGYIVHIGVVLIVIGITSSSVFVTERQATLTEGQSVELGAYTLTYRGLEQYTNAAKNATVANLDGYKNGKPIGTVSPEKNVYKYEGNREINQETEVALRSTFADDLYVILMSYGQDGTATIRVMVNPMVSWIWAGGVVLLAGAIVTMWPGGRKEREEVFVRYTLHGGDSTARVQ; via the coding sequence ATGGTCGAGACCGGCAAGGTATCCGTAATCCTCGCGTTCGCCATATCGATCTACGTCGTCATTGCGTCGGTTTACGGCGCGAGGACGGGGAAGAGCGATTTCGTAAGGAGCGCACGGAACGGTATTCTAGCAATATGCTTTCTTCTGGTAATCGCCACTGCTGCCCTCCTTCATGCCCTCATAAACCTCGATTTCAGCCTTAAATACGTAGCGCTCAACACGAGCACCGACCTCCCCGTCATATACAGGATAACGTCCCTCTGGGCGGGCCAGGCGGGGTCGCTGCTGCTCTGGGCGCTCATACTCTCTATATACTCCGCGCTCGTCGTCCTCGATACGCGCAGGAGGTCGAGGCTCCTCATGCCTTACGTCGTGGCGGTGCTAGCGGCGATATCCGTCTTTTTCACATACATAATAGGTTTCGTCGAGAACCCGTTCGAAACGCTCCCGGTAACGCCCGCCGAGGGGAGGGGGCTCAACCCCATACTCCAGAACGCATACATGGCCATACACCCGGTCACCCTCTACCTGGGCTACGTCGGAGTGAGCGTGCCATTCGCGTTCGGCATGGGGGCGCTCCTGAGCGGGCAATTGGGGGACGAGTGGATAAAGTACTCGCGGAAATGGACGCTCTTCGCCTGGACTTTCCTGAGCCTGGGGCTCTTGCTCGGCGCGAGATGGGCGTACCTCGAGCTCGGATGGGGAGGGTACTGGGCGTGGGACCCGGTCGAGAACGCCGCGTTCATGCCGTGGCTCGCCGCGACGGCATTCGTCCACTCGGTCATGATCCAGGAGAAGAAGGGCATGCTCAAGAAATGGAACATGGCCCTCATCATACTCACGTTCTTCCTCGCTATATTCGGCACGTTCATTACGAGGTCGGGCGTGATATCGTCCGTCCACTCGTTCGCGCAGAGCGACATCGGCCCGCTCTTTTTAGGCTTCATCGCATTCATACTTCTCTTCTCGTTCGCGATGTTCCTCTACAGGATAAGGGACCTCGAATCCGAGAACAGGTTCGACTCGATACTGTCAAGGGAGAGCGCCTTCATATTCAATAACCTGCTTTTCCTGGGCGCGGCGTTCGCAGTGTTCCTCGGGACGATATTCCCTATAATGTCCGAAGCCTTAACGGGCAACAAGATCCTCGTTGGCTCGCCCTATTTCAACAGGGTGAACGTGCCGATTGCGCTCGTACTCATATTCCTCATGGGCGTGGGCCCGCTTATCTCGTGGAGGAAGGCGTCCAGAGAAAACCTCATGAAGAATTTCCTCGTCCCCGTGATCATAGGAGCGGTCACGGCGTGCGCCCTCTTCGCTCTAGGGGTGAGGGACGTTTACGCGCTCTTTTCTTATGCGCTGTGCGCATTCGTCGCGGCCACCGTGTTCACGGAGTTCTTCCGCGGAGTATCGGTGAGGAGCGGGAGGGGCGAGAACCCCGCGCTCGCCTTCGTGCGCCTGGTCTCGAGGAACAAGAGGAGGTACGGCGGATACATAGTGCACATAGGAGTCGTGCTGATAGTGATAGGGATCACGTCGTCCTCCGTGTTCGTGACCGAGCGGCAGGCGACCCTGACTGAGGGGCAATCGGTCGAGCTGGGCGCCTATACGCTCACGTACCGGGGCCTCGAGCAGTACACGAACGCCGCAAAGAACGCAACAGTTGCGAATCTGGACGGTTACAAGAACGGAAAGCCCATAGGGACTGTCTCGCCCGAAAAGAACGTATACAAATACGAGGGGAACCGCGAGATAAACCAGGAGACGGAAGTCGCCCTGAGATCGACCTTCGCGGACGACCTCTACGTGATACTGATGAGCTACGGACAGGACGGGACGGCGACGATACGCGTCATGGTGAACCCGATGGTGAGCTGGATATGGGCGGGCGGGGTGGTGCTCCTCGCAGGCGCAATAGTGACCATGTGGCCGGGCGGGCGCAAGGAGCGCGAAGAGGTATTCGTCAGGTACACTCTTCACGGCGGCGACAGCACCGCCAGGGTGCAATAA
- the cobA gene encoding uroporphyrinogen-III C-methyltransferase yields MRILDNVAPLRFSLLIAMAKTGTVYLIGAGPGDPGLMTIRGMEVLGKADVIVYDYLVNPRLLALARPGAEIIYVGKRAGVKEKTQGEINRLLVGRAKKGKSVARLKGGDPFVFGRGGEEAEALSRHGIEFEIVPGVTSASAVPAYAGIPLTHRNVTSSFAVVTGHEDPRKERSNIPWDVLAKIGTVVFLMGVRNIEKNMRMLIDHGKPTATPAAVITWGTYPSQTVATGTVGGIARVVKKRKDISSPAIVVVGDVVNLRDVINWYERKPLFGKRILVTRAREQSEPFLRMLEEDGAEVIEFPVIEIVPPRSFEDLDRAIGSVRDYDWLVFTSVNGVAKFFERLIASGKDVRELYGLRIAAIGEATAGEIEKKGVRVELLPVEYRAEGLIEMFGKENMSGKRVLIPRAKEARDVLPVKLREMGAEVDVVTAYETRRPGRHEAAKIKNMLAKNLIDAVTFTSSSTVRNFLSIFPEFKPSRGKPALACIGPITAKTLNDAGFKAQITPVEYTVEKLALAIADYFGKRK; encoded by the coding sequence TTGCGTATTCTTGACAACGTAGCGCCCCTTCGGTTTTCTTTACTCATCGCCATGGCTAAGACAGGGACAGTATATCTCATAGGCGCGGGACCGGGAGACCCGGGACTTATGACAATAAGGGGAATGGAGGTCCTCGGAAAAGCGGACGTCATCGTTTACGACTACCTCGTCAACCCGAGGCTCCTCGCTCTCGCCCGCCCCGGAGCGGAGATAATTTACGTCGGCAAGAGAGCTGGCGTTAAAGAGAAGACACAGGGGGAGATAAACAGGCTACTTGTCGGTAGGGCGAAGAAAGGCAAGTCGGTCGCCCGGCTAAAGGGCGGCGACCCTTTCGTATTCGGCAGGGGCGGCGAGGAAGCGGAGGCTTTGTCCAGGCACGGCATAGAGTTCGAGATAGTGCCGGGCGTAACGTCGGCGTCCGCTGTTCCGGCCTATGCGGGGATACCGCTCACTCACAGGAACGTCACGTCTTCCTTCGCCGTGGTCACGGGACACGAAGACCCGCGCAAGGAGAGGTCCAATATTCCCTGGGACGTGCTGGCAAAGATAGGCACTGTCGTCTTCCTCATGGGGGTTCGGAACATCGAAAAGAATATGCGCATGCTCATCGATCACGGGAAGCCCACCGCGACGCCCGCTGCAGTCATAACATGGGGCACCTACCCCTCTCAGACCGTTGCGACCGGCACCGTGGGCGGCATAGCCAGGGTAGTGAAAAAGAGGAAGGACATCTCCTCTCCCGCAATAGTTGTCGTAGGGGATGTCGTAAACCTGAGGGACGTCATAAACTGGTACGAGCGGAAGCCTCTCTTCGGAAAGCGGATACTCGTGACGAGGGCGAGGGAGCAGTCGGAGCCTTTCCTGAGGATGCTCGAGGAAGACGGGGCCGAGGTGATAGAGTTCCCCGTCATAGAGATAGTCCCTCCGCGGAGCTTTGAGGACCTCGACCGGGCGATAGGGAGCGTCCGGGATTACGACTGGCTCGTGTTCACGAGCGTGAACGGGGTGGCGAAGTTCTTCGAGAGGCTCATCGCTTCGGGTAAAGACGTGAGGGAGCTATACGGTCTCAGGATAGCGGCTATCGGAGAGGCGACGGCGGGCGAGATAGAAAAGAAAGGGGTCCGCGTCGAGCTCCTCCCCGTAGAGTACAGGGCCGAAGGGCTCATCGAGATGTTCGGTAAGGAAAACATGAGCGGGAAGCGCGTGCTCATACCGAGGGCGAAAGAGGCGCGCGACGTGCTGCCGGTCAAGCTCAGGGAAATGGGCGCCGAGGTCGACGTCGTGACCGCTTACGAAACGCGGAGGCCCGGGCGACACGAGGCCGCAAAAATAAAAAACATGCTCGCGAAAAACTTGATAGACGCGGTCACGTTCACGAGCTCCTCGACTGTCAGGAATTTCCTCTCGATATTCCCCGAGTTCAAGCCCTCGCGAGGCAAGCCCGCCCTCGCGTGCATAGGGCCCATTACAGCGAAGACACTCAATGACGCGGGCTTCAAGGCTCAGATAACACCGGTGGAGTATACGGTCGAAAAACTCGCCCTCGCGATCGCGGATTATTTCGGGAAGAGAAAATGA
- a CDS encoding zinc ribbon domain-containing protein, with product METILALAIALLAAIFISAPFFLRSRKAEGEEYFPDPRAERVKELDSRKDSLLTAIKDIEFDHGLGKLSREDFEELHGKYRAEAASILKEIDSIGVAVPGEEYDDIEREIRAERNKFLSPYDDLEIEKEILRAREASWSDAAERFCTKCGSGAGAEDLYCSKCGARLNQTTETRNARPL from the coding sequence TTGGAAACCATACTGGCATTAGCCATAGCCCTGCTCGCGGCTATTTTCATATCAGCGCCGTTTTTTTTAAGGAGCCGGAAGGCGGAAGGCGAGGAGTATTTCCCGGACCCCCGGGCGGAGAGGGTGAAAGAACTCGATTCGAGGAAGGACTCGCTTCTCACGGCGATAAAGGACATAGAGTTCGATCACGGGCTCGGGAAATTGTCGCGGGAGGACTTCGAGGAGCTCCACGGGAAGTACAGGGCCGAAGCCGCTTCGATCCTGAAGGAGATCGACTCGATAGGCGTAGCCGTCCCCGGGGAAGAATACGACGACATAGAGAGGGAGATACGGGCGGAAAGGAACAAGTTCCTCTCTCCCTACGACGACCTCGAGATCGAGAAGGAGATACTGCGCGCGAGGGAGGCTTCATGGAGCGACGCCGCGGAAAGGTTCTGCACGAAGTGCGGGAGCGGCGCGGGAGCGGAAGACCTCTACTGCTCCAAGTGCGGCGCAAGGCTCAATCAGACGACGGAGACCCGAAATGCAAGGCCGCTTTAG
- a CDS encoding carboxypeptidase regulatory-like domain-containing protein → MQGRFSALVVLAYLLAQIFFPGSYARSQENPHDMDTMGKEQFIENRCVRCHTIGRGRFVGPDLEGVGGRYSRDELITWIENPQKVYQATGKMPVNEGYPPMPPTDIHPMAAQAIADYLLAVKVKPDTGQGGTIGGRVFDKTNNNAVPGVKVKLTSFMGDKETGSTESETSGDGAFSFASLPWDRSYMVTVEYEGAEYSTDKMVFYPDEDTKSLDLPVYEPTDSASNISIAEAHMIVQAVEGGLSIADLSAFENKGDKMYVGSAQAADGKKETLRFSVPPGAANLNFIHGLAPEGIVRTETGFSDTASVLPGPKRVVFAYTLPLGSSGGSVEKTIEYPTAKFLLLVSKSNEQVTVEGLSGGDTVKIENEDFLRWSGENLSPGHNITIRFVNPAAWKEYILYAGIGVLVLAVGGGILYSSLARGKGPGTAEEKKNGKRESLMERRSALIKEIAALDDAYEAGRVDEGTYREIRESRKAELVEVTRRLRF, encoded by the coding sequence ATGCAAGGCCGCTTTAGCGCATTAGTAGTGCTCGCGTATCTGCTCGCGCAAATCTTCTTTCCCGGCTCGTACGCGCGGAGCCAGGAGAACCCGCACGATATGGACACGATGGGAAAAGAACAGTTTATAGAAAACCGCTGCGTGAGGTGCCATACGATCGGAAGGGGGAGGTTCGTGGGGCCCGACCTCGAAGGCGTGGGCGGCAGGTATTCGCGTGACGAGCTGATAACGTGGATCGAGAACCCGCAGAAGGTCTATCAGGCTACAGGCAAGATGCCCGTAAACGAGGGCTATCCGCCGATGCCGCCAACAGACATACACCCAATGGCCGCTCAGGCTATCGCCGACTACCTGCTTGCGGTGAAGGTAAAACCCGACACGGGGCAGGGCGGGACTATCGGGGGCAGGGTATTCGACAAGACGAACAACAACGCAGTCCCGGGCGTCAAAGTGAAGCTCACTTCATTCATGGGCGATAAGGAAACAGGCAGCACGGAATCTGAAACATCAGGTGACGGCGCGTTTTCGTTCGCGTCGCTCCCCTGGGACAGGAGCTATATGGTGACCGTCGAATACGAGGGCGCCGAGTACTCGACGGACAAGATGGTATTTTATCCCGATGAAGATACCAAGTCGCTCGATCTCCCTGTCTACGAGCCTACGGACAGCGCCTCTAACATATCGATAGCCGAGGCGCACATGATAGTGCAGGCGGTCGAGGGCGGGCTGTCCATAGCCGACCTCTCGGCCTTCGAGAATAAGGGCGACAAGATGTACGTGGGGAGCGCCCAAGCGGCCGACGGCAAGAAGGAGACGCTCAGGTTCAGCGTGCCCCCCGGCGCGGCCAATCTCAATTTCATTCACGGGCTCGCCCCCGAAGGCATTGTCAGGACGGAGACCGGTTTCTCCGACACCGCAAGCGTGCTTCCCGGCCCCAAAAGAGTTGTATTTGCATATACGCTTCCCCTGGGCTCAAGCGGAGGGTCCGTGGAGAAGACAATTGAATATCCGACGGCAAAGTTCCTCCTCCTGGTCTCCAAGTCGAACGAGCAGGTCACTGTCGAAGGGCTCAGCGGAGGGGACACAGTCAAAATCGAGAACGAAGATTTCTTAAGGTGGTCAGGCGAGAACCTCTCTCCCGGACACAATATCACGATAAGGTTCGTGAACCCGGCCGCGTGGAAGGAATATATCTTGTATGCGGGCATAGGGGTGCTCGTGCTCGCGGTAGGAGGAGGGATACTCTACTCATCGCTCGCGAGGGGAAAGGGCCCGGGCACAGCGGAAGAGAAAAAGAACGGGAAGAGAGAGTCGCTCATGGAGAGGCGCAGCGCGCTCATAAAGGAGATCGCCGCGCTCGACGACGCCTACGAGGCGGGGCGCGTGGACGAAGGCACGTACAGGGAAATCAGGGAGTCGAGGAAGGCCGAGCTTGTGGAAGTTACACGGAGACTGCGATTTTGA
- a CDS encoding cytochrome c maturation protein CcmE → MLKGKLKFIIAIAVIALAVSYLVYGGVKDTMVYYLTVKELKGRVPSVYGERVRVSGHVVPGSIKHGDDGSLRFSITDGGGDIDVAYSGIVPDIFKDDVEAVVEGEYTRDNVFVADVLLAKCPTKYESTEALYESGAEGKGVNAY, encoded by the coding sequence ATGCTGAAGGGAAAATTAAAGTTCATAATCGCGATCGCGGTCATAGCGCTTGCCGTGAGCTACCTCGTATACGGCGGCGTGAAGGACACGATGGTCTACTACCTCACCGTAAAGGAGCTCAAGGGCAGGGTCCCCTCCGTTTACGGAGAGAGGGTAAGGGTATCGGGCCACGTCGTGCCGGGCTCGATAAAGCACGGGGACGACGGGTCTCTCAGGTTCAGCATCACGGACGGGGGCGGCGACATAGACGTCGCATATTCGGGGATCGTGCCCGACATATTCAAGGACGACGTCGAGGCCGTGGTCGAAGGAGAATACACGAGAGACAACGTCTTCGTAGCCGACGTGCTCCTCGCCAAGTGCCCGACCAAATACGAGTCCACGGAAGCGTTGTACGAATCCGGGGCCGAGGGCAAAGGGGTAAACGCCTACTGA
- a CDS encoding 16S rRNA (uracil(1498)-N(3))-methyltransferase — protein sequence MPRFPVDEKNIEGGKATISGADYRHIVKVLRMKEGDAITLFDVNALEYVGRISHVGSKEIVVDIVSSRKVETDSPLRITLMQGLPKGDKMDYIVEKATELGVHAIVPVITERSQVRSAGKKKRWERIAVEASKQCGRTKPPAIENTLNFKEAIKYSINNDLAIILHVGSQVSLKDFLNNTLQHPKNIIVLIGPEGGFSENEVLLASEMGFTSLGLGPRTLRTETAGLAVLSIIQFHHGDL from the coding sequence ATGCCGAGATTTCCCGTGGACGAAAAAAACATAGAAGGCGGCAAAGCGACGATAAGCGGGGCCGACTACAGGCACATAGTGAAAGTGCTCCGCATGAAGGAGGGCGACGCGATTACGCTCTTCGACGTGAACGCCCTGGAATACGTGGGAAGGATCTCGCATGTGGGATCGAAAGAGATCGTGGTCGATATCGTCTCGTCGCGCAAGGTTGAAACGGATTCGCCGCTGCGCATAACTCTCATGCAAGGACTCCCCAAGGGGGACAAGATGGATTACATCGTGGAGAAGGCAACTGAGCTGGGCGTGCACGCGATAGTGCCCGTAATTACGGAGAGGTCGCAGGTCAGGTCTGCCGGCAAGAAAAAGAGATGGGAAAGGATCGCTGTTGAGGCGTCAAAGCAGTGCGGCAGGACAAAGCCCCCGGCCATAGAAAATACTTTAAATTTTAAAGAGGCTATAAAATATAGTATAAATAACGACTTAGCCATAATACTGCATGTCGGGAGTCAGGTTTCTTTGAAAGATTTTCTAAATAACACTTTACAACATCCCAAGAATATTATAGTATTGATTGGACCGGAAGGTGGATTTTCGGAAAATGAAGTCCTCCTTGCTAGTGAAATGGGTTTTACCTCCCTGGGTCTGGGTCCCAGGACTCTTAGAACGGAAACCGCAGGTCTTGCGGTCCTTTCTATAATCCAGTTTCATCATGGAGACTTGTGA
- a CDS encoding cysteine desulfurase, whose translation MERAARKKPAFDPLKLREDFPILGRRVHGKPLVYLDNAATTQKPNAVIDTLRNFYETHNSNIHRGVHTLSYESTQMYEEAHEKVARFIGAQDWRSIVFTRNATESINLAAYAWGLKNLKKDDEVLITLMEHHSNIVPWQMVRDRTGIKLKFIRVDKNGELELDDLPRLLTDRTRLVSVVHASNVLGTINPVKRITDEAHKAGALVLVDAAQSAPHLPLDVTDIGCDFLAASGHKMMGPTGTGFLYARPELLAKMDPFLYGGDMIEKVTMERSTWNELPWKFEAGTPDIGGAIALGTAVDYLAALGPENVSAYEDELLEHALGRLSEHEWIKVYGHGSGERVGVVSFNVEGVHPHDVAGVLDEAGIAVRSGHHCAQPLMAHLGMDYAVRMSFYLYNTKEEIDLAVEAIKKAKKIFG comes from the coding sequence ATGGAAAGAGCCGCCCGGAAAAAACCAGCATTCGACCCTCTTAAGCTGAGAGAGGATTTCCCTATCCTCGGACGGAGGGTGCACGGAAAGCCCCTCGTCTACCTCGACAACGCCGCCACAACGCAGAAGCCGAACGCGGTCATAGACACGCTCAGGAATTTCTACGAGACGCACAACTCCAACATCCACAGGGGCGTCCACACTCTCAGCTACGAATCGACTCAAATGTACGAGGAGGCGCACGAGAAAGTAGCGCGCTTCATAGGCGCTCAGGACTGGCGGAGCATCGTGTTCACGAGGAACGCGACCGAATCAATAAACCTCGCCGCCTATGCGTGGGGCCTAAAGAACTTGAAGAAGGACGACGAAGTGCTGATAACCCTCATGGAGCACCACTCGAACATCGTCCCCTGGCAGATGGTCCGGGACAGGACAGGCATAAAGCTGAAATTCATTCGTGTCGATAAAAACGGAGAGCTCGAACTCGACGATCTCCCGAGGCTCCTGACGGACAGGACGAGGCTCGTGAGCGTCGTCCATGCGTCCAACGTGTTAGGCACGATAAACCCCGTGAAGCGCATAACGGACGAGGCGCATAAGGCTGGCGCGTTAGTCCTCGTCGACGCCGCTCAGTCGGCCCCGCACCTGCCACTCGACGTTACCGACATAGGCTGCGATTTTCTGGCCGCCTCGGGGCACAAGATGATGGGCCCTACGGGTACGGGGTTCCTCTACGCGAGGCCCGAACTCCTGGCGAAGATGGACCCGTTCCTCTACGGCGGGGACATGATAGAAAAAGTCACTATGGAGAGATCGACTTGGAACGAGCTCCCGTGGAAGTTCGAGGCGGGGACGCCGGACATAGGCGGCGCGATAGCACTCGGCACGGCGGTCGATTATCTCGCCGCGCTCGGACCCGAAAACGTATCGGCGTACGAGGACGAGCTCCTGGAACACGCATTAGGCAGGCTCTCGGAGCATGAATGGATTAAGGTCTACGGGCACGGCTCGGGAGAGAGGGTGGGGGTCGTGTCGTTCAACGTGGAGGGCGTACACCCGCACGACGTCGCGGGAGTGCTCGACGAGGCAGGGATAGCAGTCCGCTCCGGGCACCACTGCGCGCAGCCCCTCATGGCGCACCTCGGCATGGATTACGCCGTCAGAATGAGCTTCTACCTCTATAACACGAAGGAAGAGATAGACCTCGCTGTCGAGGCGATTAAGAAGGCGAAGAAGATTTTCGGATAG